Sequence from the Salinicoccus sp. Bachu38 genome:
AGATATTCGGTGCTGACGGCAGTGGGACTGCTGCCGATTGCGGCCGCAGGCATCGACATCGAAAAGATGATGGAAGGTGCACAGGGCGCAATGGGCGACCTCGCGGAGGAATCGCTCGAAAAGAACCCGGCATACCAGTATGCGGTGGTCCGCAATGCCCTCTACAACAAGGGTTACGATGTGGAGATGCTGATCAACTATGATGCGCGCCTCTCCTACTTTGGAGAATGGTGGAAGCAGCTCTTCGGCGAAAGTGAAGGCAAGGACAACAAGGGCATCCTGCCGCACAGTGCCAACTTTACGACGGACCTCCACTCACTCGGCCAGTATATCCAGGAGGGCAGGCGCATGCTGATGGAGACGGTCATCAATGTGGAGACGCCCGAGAGCGATGTGACGATCGAAGCGGAAGAACAGGATCTGGACGGCCTGAACTACCTCGAAGGCATGACGGTGGACGAAGTGAACCATCAGGCCATGAGGGGGACGATACTCGCCCACGTGGATGGTGGCGTGCCGAACATGATTGTGAATGTGCCGAAGTTTGATGCATATACATTCGGCTACATGGTCTATTTCTTTGAAACCGCCTGTGCGATGAGCGGGTACCTGCTCGGTGTCAATCCGTTCAACCAGCCGGGCGTTGAAGCATACAAGCAGAACATGTTTGCACTCCTCGAAAAATCAGGATTTGAGGACCTGCGAAAACAATTGAATGACAGACTCAAATAAAAATTATATAATTGGAAGATACTCAGGCTATATTACACTGTAATATAGCCTTATTAAATGTGCGAGGTTATGTGTGTGGAACTGGAAACACTGTTGGAAAAATTGACGACCCAGGAAGGGTTGGAGTCACTGTTCGAAGAGGTGGAAGCACTCGGCATCATCGTGGGCTTCCTGCTTGCACTGGGCGAGGCCTTCCTCCCCTTCCTTCCGCTATTTGCCATTGTCATCATCAACATCAATTCGTATGGCTTCATATTGGGCTTCCTGTCGAGCTACTCGGCCACTGTACTCGGAAGCTATCTGGTATTCCTCACCGTCAGGTATTTCTTCAGAAAACCGGCGCAGAGGTATATACTGAAGCATGAGCGGCTCAGGAAGATGCTGGACTTCATCGACCTGAAGGGCTTCTCGTTCCTGCTGATTCTGCTGTCCCTGCCGTTTACGCCAAGTTCAATCATCAATGTGATTGCGGCTTTATCCAATATGAAAAAAACCGTATACTTATCTATATTGATTGTAGCAAAAGCGATTATGATTCTGCTGATGTCAATCGTCGGATATGACATCACATCATTTTTCACTTCACCGCTGCAGTTGACGCTGTCAGTCGTCTTCCTTGTGGTACTCTATTTCTTCTCGAAATGGTACCAGAAATATATAAACCGTAAACTAGAGAAACAGGGGTGAAGTTGAATGAAGAAGGAAATAGGCGAATGGCTGGTTGCGATCCTGATTGCTGTCGTGCTCATCGTCCTGATCCGGTCATTTCTTTTCGTCTCCTATACAGTGGACGGGCTCAGCATGGACCCGACCTTTGAAGACGAGGACCGGGTGGTTGTAAACAAGCTTGTGGACAATTTTGGCGAATATGAAACGGGCGATGTCATCGTCTTCCATTCGGAAGCGGGACCCGCCTATGTCAAGCGCATCATCGGTACGCCTGGGGATACGGTGACGATGGAGGACAAGCAGGTCTATGTGAATGGAGAGCCGCTGGAAGAGGATTACGTGGTGCACAGAACAGATTCGTACATGGATAACTTTACGCTCCAGGACCTTGGGGTCGAGGGGGATACCATACCGGAAGGGCAGTATCTCGTGCTTGGGGACAACAGGCCGCTGAGCCGCGACAGCCGCGACTTCGGGGTGGTCGATGAATCCCAGATTGTCGGGGAAGTACAGCTCAGATTCTGGCCATTCAACAGGATTGCAGTAAATTTTGAATAAAAAAGGCACCCCGCCGGGGTGTCTTTTGTCTACTCATAAGGAGTGAAATACATGGGAATCAATATTTGGACGGGAATCAGTGGCACCGGAAAGACGCAGCGCATGTTCGATGAGATAGACGC
This genomic interval carries:
- a CDS encoding glucose-6-phosphate isomerase, which gives rise to MTHIKFDYSNATSFMSEEELSGLAPFVSSAHDMIHKGTGAGSDFLGWVDLPENYDREEFSRIRQSAEKIRSDSDVLVVIGIGGSYLGAKAAVEMLTPTFGQDGPEIIFAGHHLSSHYMNELKAYLKDKDFSINVISKSGTTTEPAIAFRVFKKLLEERYDSPAERIYVTTDKEKGALNTLGREKGYEMFVVPDDVGGRYSVLTAVGLLPIAAAGIDIEKMMEGAQGAMGDLAEESLEKNPAYQYAVVRNALYNKGYDVEMLINYDARLSYFGEWWKQLFGESEGKDNKGILPHSANFTTDLHSLGQYIQEGRRMLMETVINVETPESDVTIEAEEQDLDGLNYLEGMTVDEVNHQAMRGTILAHVDGGVPNMIVNVPKFDAYTFGYMVYFFETACAMSGYLLGVNPFNQPGVEAYKQNMFALLEKSGFEDLRKQLNDRLK
- a CDS encoding TVP38/TMEM64 family protein produces the protein MCVELETLLEKLTTQEGLESLFEEVEALGIIVGFLLALGEAFLPFLPLFAIVIININSYGFILGFLSSYSATVLGSYLVFLTVRYFFRKPAQRYILKHERLRKMLDFIDLKGFSFLLILLSLPFTPSSIINVIAALSNMKKTVYLSILIVAKAIMILLMSIVGYDITSFFTSPLQLTLSVVFLVVLYFFSKWYQKYINRKLEKQG
- the lepB gene encoding signal peptidase I, which encodes MKKEIGEWLVAILIAVVLIVLIRSFLFVSYTVDGLSMDPTFEDEDRVVVNKLVDNFGEYETGDVIVFHSEAGPAYVKRIIGTPGDTVTMEDKQVYVNGEPLEEDYVVHRTDSYMDNFTLQDLGVEGDTIPEGQYLVLGDNRPLSRDSRDFGVVDESQIVGEVQLRFWPFNRIAVNFE